The following proteins are co-located in the Pseudomonas sp. ATCC 13867 genome:
- the rho gene encoding transcription termination factor Rho: MNLTELKQKPIAELLEMSDAMGLENMARSRKQDIIFALLKKHAKSGEEISGDGVLEILQDGFGFLRSADSSYLAGPDDIYVSPSQIRRFNLRTGDTIIGKIRPPKEGERYFALLKVDSINFDRPENAKNKILFENLTPLFPTKRLTMEAGNGSTEDLTGRVIDLCSPIGKGQRGLIVAPPKAGKTIMLQNIASNITRNNPECHLIVLLIDERPEEVTEMQRTVRGEVVASTFDEPPTRHVQVAEMVIEKAKRLVEHKKDVIILLDSITRLARAYNTVIPSSGKVLTGGVDAHALEKPKRFFGAARNIEEGGSLTILATALIETGSKMDEVIYEEFKGTGNSELILDRRISEKRVFPAININRSGTRREELLTGEEELQRMWILRKILHPMDEIAAVEFLLDKLRQTKTNDEFFDSMKRSK; this comes from the coding sequence ATGAATCTGACCGAACTCAAGCAAAAGCCGATTGCCGAATTGCTGGAAATGTCCGATGCCATGGGCCTGGAAAACATGGCTCGTTCGCGCAAACAGGACATCATCTTCGCGTTGCTGAAGAAGCACGCGAAAAGCGGCGAGGAAATCTCCGGTGACGGCGTGCTGGAGATTCTCCAGGATGGCTTCGGCTTCCTGCGCTCCGCCGATTCCTCGTACCTGGCCGGCCCCGACGACATCTACGTCTCGCCCAGCCAGATCCGGCGCTTCAACCTGCGCACGGGCGACACCATCATCGGCAAGATTCGTCCGCCGAAGGAAGGCGAGCGTTACTTCGCCCTGCTGAAAGTCGACTCGATCAACTTCGATCGTCCGGAGAACGCGAAGAACAAGATTCTCTTCGAGAACCTGACCCCGCTGTTCCCGACCAAACGCCTGACCATGGAAGCCGGCAACGGCTCCACCGAGGACCTCACCGGCCGTGTGATCGACCTCTGCTCGCCGATCGGCAAGGGCCAGCGCGGCCTGATCGTCGCCCCGCCGAAAGCGGGCAAGACCATCATGCTGCAGAACATCGCCTCGAACATCACCCGCAACAACCCCGAGTGCCATCTGATCGTCCTGCTGATCGACGAGCGCCCGGAAGAAGTGACCGAGATGCAGCGCACCGTGCGCGGCGAAGTGGTCGCCTCCACCTTCGACGAACCGCCGACCCGCCACGTGCAGGTCGCCGAGATGGTGATCGAGAAGGCCAAGCGCCTGGTCGAGCACAAGAAGGACGTGATCATCCTGCTGGACTCCATCACCCGTCTGGCCCGTGCCTACAACACCGTGATCCCCAGCTCCGGCAAGGTGCTCACCGGTGGCGTCGACGCCCACGCCCTGGAAAAGCCCAAGCGCTTCTTCGGCGCCGCGCGCAACATCGAGGAAGGCGGTTCGCTGACCATCCTTGCCACCGCGCTGATCGAAACCGGCTCGAAGATGGACGAAGTGATCTACGAGGAATTCAAGGGTACCGGTAACTCGGAACTCATCCTCGACCGTCGCATCTCGGAAAAACGCGTGTTCCCGGCGATCAACATCAATCGCTCCGGCACCCGTCGCGAAGAGCTGCTCACCGGTGAGGAAGAGCTGCAGCGCATGTGGATCCTGCGCAAGATCCTGCACCCGATGGACGAGATCGCCGCCGTGGAATTCCTCTTGGACAAGCTGCGCCAGACGAAGACCAACGACGAGTTCTTCGACTCCATGAAGCGCAGCAAGTAA
- the ubiD gene encoding 4-hydroxy-3-polyprenylbenzoate decarboxylase, which yields MQYRDLREFIAALEQRGQLKRIQAPVSPVLEMTEVCDRTLRAKGPALLFEKPTGYDIPVLGNLFGTPGRVALGMGAEDVSELREIGKLLAFLKEPEPPKGLKDAWSKLPIFKKVINMAPKVLRDAPCQEVIEEGDAVDLSRLPVQTCWPGDVAPLITWGLTVTRGPNKERQNLGIYRQQVIGRNKVIMRWLSHRGGALDFREWCQKHPGQPYPVAVALGADPATILGAVTPVPDNLSEYAFAGLLRGHKTELVKCIGNDLQVPASAEIVLEGVIHPGEMADEGPYGDHTGYYNEVDRFPVFTVERITRRQKPIYHSTYTGRPPDEPAILGVALNEVFVPILQKQFPEITDFYLPPEGCSYRMAVVTMKKQYPGHAKRVMLGVWSFLRQFMYTKFVIVTDDDINARDWNDVIWAITTRMDPKRDTVMIDNTPIDYLDFASPISGLGSKMGLDATHKWPGETSREWGRVIEKDPAVTRRVDEIWASLGID from the coding sequence ATGCAGTATCGCGACCTGCGCGAGTTCATCGCTGCCCTGGAGCAGCGCGGACAGCTCAAGCGCATCCAGGCGCCGGTATCCCCGGTGCTGGAAATGACCGAGGTGTGCGACCGCACCTTGCGCGCCAAGGGCCCGGCCCTGCTGTTCGAAAAGCCCACCGGCTATGACATCCCCGTACTCGGAAACCTGTTCGGCACGCCCGGGCGCGTGGCCCTGGGCATGGGCGCCGAGGACGTCTCCGAACTGCGCGAGATCGGCAAGCTTCTGGCCTTCCTCAAGGAGCCCGAGCCGCCCAAGGGGCTGAAGGACGCCTGGTCCAAGCTGCCGATCTTCAAGAAGGTCATCAACATGGCGCCCAAGGTCCTGCGGGACGCGCCATGCCAGGAAGTGATCGAGGAGGGCGACGCCGTCGACCTGTCCAGGCTGCCGGTGCAGACCTGCTGGCCCGGCGACGTCGCGCCGCTGATCACCTGGGGCCTGACCGTCACCCGCGGGCCGAACAAGGAACGGCAGAACCTGGGCATCTACCGCCAGCAGGTGATCGGCCGCAACAAGGTCATCATGCGCTGGCTCAGCCACCGTGGCGGCGCGCTGGATTTCCGCGAGTGGTGCCAGAAGCACCCCGGCCAGCCCTATCCGGTGGCCGTGGCCCTCGGTGCGGACCCGGCGACCATCCTTGGTGCCGTGACCCCGGTGCCGGACAACCTCTCCGAATATGCCTTCGCCGGCCTGCTGCGCGGGCACAAGACCGAGCTGGTCAAGTGCATCGGCAATGACCTGCAGGTGCCGGCCAGCGCCGAGATCGTCCTCGAAGGGGTGATCCATCCCGGCGAGATGGCCGATGAAGGTCCGTACGGCGACCACACCGGCTACTACAACGAGGTGGACCGCTTCCCGGTGTTCACCGTCGAGCGCATCACGCGCCGGCAGAAACCGATCTATCACAGCACCTACACCGGCCGCCCACCGGATGAGCCGGCGATCCTCGGCGTGGCGCTGAACGAAGTCTTCGTGCCGATCCTGCAGAAGCAGTTCCCGGAAATCACCGACTTCTACCTGCCGCCCGAAGGCTGCTCCTACCGCATGGCGGTGGTGACTATGAAGAAGCAGTATCCCGGCCACGCCAAGCGCGTGATGCTGGGTGTGTGGTCGTTCCTGCGACAGTTCATGTACACCAAGTTCGTTATCGTCACCGACGACGACATCAACGCCCGCGACTGGAACGATGTGATCTGGGCCATCACCACGCGCATGGACCCCAAGCGCGACACGGTGATGATCGACAACACGCCGATCGACTATCTGGACTTCGCTTCGCCGATCTCCGGCCTCGGTTCGAAGATGGGCCTGGATGCCACCCACAAGTGGCCGGGCGAGACCAGCCGTGAATGGGGCCGGGTGATCGAGAAGGACCCGGCGGTGACCCGTCGCGTCGACGAAATCTGGGCGAGCCTGGGCATCGACTGA
- a CDS encoding CDP-6-deoxy-delta-3,4-glucoseen reductase → MKVTLQPSGAQLELRPGERILDGARRLGYECPQSCRNGNCHICAALLVEGRVRQSGEVRDHGELFTCLAEPLEDCVLHWDGVLAPGELPVRKLSCQLTFCEPVGGDVWRVRLRAPAGKPPRYHAGQYLLIERDGNEPAAFSLASAPQEGRDLELHILARENSAIDLLAQLQRDHIARVQMPFGDAHLADLPDGPLVLIAAGTGMAQMHSLIEYCRATGFAHPVHLYWGVRRPEDFYELPHWERWQGVPNLYLHKIVSDLCGWQGRCGLLHEAVCEDFADLSGLRVYASGSPAMVYGTLDALVAAGMDPHQMRADVFAYAPRG, encoded by the coding sequence TTGAAAGTGACCTTGCAACCCTCCGGCGCCCAGCTCGAGCTGCGCCCCGGCGAACGTATCCTCGATGGCGCGCGGCGCCTGGGCTACGAGTGCCCGCAGAGCTGCCGCAACGGCAACTGCCATATCTGCGCGGCGCTGCTGGTGGAAGGCCGCGTGCGCCAGTCGGGCGAGGTGCGCGACCACGGCGAACTCTTCACCTGCCTGGCCGAGCCGCTGGAAGACTGCGTACTGCACTGGGACGGTGTACTGGCGCCCGGAGAACTGCCGGTGCGCAAGCTGTCCTGCCAACTGACCTTCTGCGAGCCGGTGGGCGGCGATGTCTGGCGCGTGCGCCTGCGCGCACCGGCCGGCAAGCCGCCGCGCTACCACGCCGGGCAGTACCTGCTGATCGAGCGCGACGGCAATGAGCCGGCGGCCTTCTCCCTGGCCTCCGCGCCGCAGGAAGGCCGCGATCTGGAGCTGCACATCCTGGCCCGCGAGAACAGCGCCATCGACCTGCTGGCGCAACTGCAGCGCGACCACATCGCCCGCGTGCAGATGCCCTTCGGCGACGCGCACCTGGCCGACCTGCCGGATGGCCCGCTGGTGTTGATCGCCGCCGGTACCGGCATGGCGCAGATGCACAGCCTGATCGAATACTGCCGTGCCACCGGTTTCGCCCACCCGGTGCACCTCTACTGGGGTGTGCGCCGCCCGGAAGACTTCTACGAACTGCCGCACTGGGAGCGGTGGCAGGGCGTGCCCAACCTGTACCTGCACAAGATCGTCAGTGACCTGTGCGGCTGGCAGGGGCGTTGCGGGTTGCTGCATGAAGCAGTGTGCGAGGACTTCGCCGATCTTTCCGGCCTGCGGGTCTACGCCAGCGGCTCGCCAGCGATGGTCTACGGCACCCTGGATGCGCTGGTGGCGGCGGGCATGGACCCGCACCAGATGCGCGCGGACGTGTTCGCCTACGCGCCGCGCGGCTGA
- a CDS encoding NADPH:quinone oxidoreductase family protein, with product MKAVLCKAFGPAETLVLEDIASPAPKKNEVLLQVHAAGVNFPDTLIIEGKYQFKPPFPFSPGGEAAGVIGAVGEKVTHVKPGDRVMALTGWGSFAEEVAVPGYNVMPIPDGMDFASAAAFGMTYGTSMHALKQRANLQPGETLLVLGASGGVGLAAVEIGKAMGAKVIAAASSDAKLEVAKAAGADVLVNYSEGSLKDKLKEITGGQGVDVIYDPVGGDLFEEAFRSIAWNGRMLVVGFASGTIPSLPANLTLLKGASLVGVFWGSFAQRQPQDNAANFQQLFKWFAEGRIKPLVSQTYPLEKAAEAINHLGQRKAVGKVVVTVR from the coding sequence ATGAAAGCCGTGCTGTGCAAAGCCTTCGGCCCCGCCGAAACCCTGGTGCTGGAAGACATCGCCAGCCCCGCGCCGAAGAAGAACGAGGTCCTGCTGCAGGTGCATGCCGCCGGGGTGAACTTCCCCGACACGCTGATCATCGAGGGCAAGTACCAGTTCAAGCCACCCTTCCCGTTCTCCCCGGGCGGCGAGGCTGCCGGTGTGATCGGCGCGGTGGGCGAGAAGGTCACCCACGTGAAGCCCGGCGACCGCGTGATGGCGCTGACCGGCTGGGGCAGCTTCGCCGAGGAAGTGGCGGTGCCCGGTTACAACGTGATGCCGATTCCCGACGGCATGGACTTCGCCAGCGCTGCCGCCTTCGGCATGACCTACGGCACCTCCATGCACGCGCTCAAGCAGCGCGCCAACCTGCAACCGGGCGAGACCCTGCTGGTGCTCGGCGCTTCCGGTGGCGTGGGCCTGGCGGCGGTGGAGATCGGTAAGGCAATGGGCGCGAAAGTGATCGCCGCCGCCAGCAGCGACGCCAAGCTGGAAGTGGCCAAGGCCGCCGGCGCCGACGTGCTGGTCAACTACAGCGAAGGCAGCCTGAAGGACAAGCTCAAGGAAATCACCGGTGGCCAGGGCGTGGACGTGATCTACGACCCGGTGGGCGGCGACCTGTTCGAGGAAGCCTTCCGCTCCATCGCCTGGAACGGCCGCATGCTGGTGGTGGGTTTCGCCAGCGGCACCATCCCGTCGCTGCCGGCCAACCTCACCCTGCTCAAGGGCGCCTCGCTGGTCGGCGTGTTCTGGGGCTCCTTCGCCCAGCGCCAGCCGCAGGACAACGCGGCGAACTTCCAGCAACTGTTCAAATGGTTCGCCGAAGGCAGGATCAAGCCGCTGGTGTCGCAGACCTATCCGCTGGAGAAGGCGGCCGAGGCGATCAATCACCTGGGACAGCGCAAGGCGGTGGGCAAGGTGGTGGTGACGGTGCGTTGA
- a CDS encoding flagellar basal body-associated protein FliL, translating into MAVAEEAKPADAKKPVFVDLTPALVGNYGSGPRLKYFKADIALKVTGKEASEKVEHHEPLIRNQLVMLFAQQTDDSLGSVEGKEKLRQDALKQVQDVLQQEEGQPLVDDLLFNNLIVQP; encoded by the coding sequence ATGGCCGTCGCTGAAGAGGCCAAGCCGGCAGACGCCAAGAAGCCGGTTTTCGTCGATCTCACACCGGCGCTGGTGGGTAATTACGGCAGCGGCCCGCGCCTGAAGTACTTCAAGGCAGACATCGCACTGAAGGTCACCGGCAAGGAGGCCTCGGAGAAAGTCGAGCACCACGAGCCGCTGATCCGCAACCAGTTGGTGATGCTCTTCGCCCAGCAGACCGATGACTCCCTCGGCAGCGTCGAGGGCAAGGAAAAGCTGCGTCAGGACGCCCTCAAGCAGGTACAGGACGTGCTGCAGCAGGAAGAAGGCCAGCCGCTGGTGGATGACCTGCTGTTCAACAATCTGATCGTCCAGCCCTGA
- a CDS encoding HlyD family secretion protein — translation MAGNAKSWRTRALILVVAAVLAALAWQTFKPNGLPEGFASGNGRIEATEVDVATKLPGRVAEILVDEGDFVKAGDVVAKMDTQVLQAQLAQAQAEVRRAQNAQLTAQSLVAQRTSEKSTAEAVVAQRQAELTAAQKRFTRTEQLVKRNALPQQQLDDDRAVMQSAQAALAAARSQVVSAQAGIAAARSQVIEAQSAIEAATASTERLQADIDDSLLKAPRNGRVQYRVAQPGEVLAAGGKLLNMVDLADVYMTFFLPSGQAGKVELGQEVRLVIDAVPEYVIPAKVSYVASVAQFTPKTVETANEREKLMFRVKARLDPGLLEKYITYVKTGVPGMAYLRLDPQVQWPTELQIKVPQ, via the coding sequence ATGGCGGGAAATGCAAAGAGCTGGCGCACCCGAGCACTGATCCTGGTGGTCGCGGCTGTACTCGCTGCGCTGGCCTGGCAGACGTTCAAGCCGAACGGCCTTCCCGAAGGCTTCGCCAGCGGTAACGGTCGTATCGAAGCGACCGAAGTCGACGTGGCCACCAAGCTGCCCGGCCGCGTGGCGGAAATCCTGGTGGACGAGGGCGACTTCGTGAAGGCCGGCGACGTGGTGGCGAAGATGGACACCCAGGTGCTCCAGGCCCAGCTCGCCCAGGCCCAGGCGGAAGTGCGGCGGGCGCAGAACGCCCAGCTCACCGCGCAATCCCTGGTGGCCCAGCGCACCAGCGAGAAGTCCACCGCCGAAGCCGTGGTCGCGCAGCGCCAGGCGGAACTCACCGCCGCGCAGAAGCGCTTCACCCGCACCGAACAGCTGGTCAAGCGCAACGCGCTGCCGCAACAGCAACTGGACGACGACCGCGCCGTGATGCAGAGCGCCCAGGCGGCACTGGCCGCTGCGCGTTCCCAGGTGGTCTCGGCGCAGGCCGGCATCGCCGCCGCGCGCTCCCAGGTGATCGAGGCGCAGTCGGCCATCGAGGCCGCCACCGCGAGCACCGAGCGCCTGCAGGCGGACATCGACGACAGCCTGCTCAAGGCCCCGCGCAACGGCCGCGTGCAGTACCGCGTGGCGCAGCCGGGCGAAGTGCTGGCGGCCGGCGGCAAGCTGCTCAACATGGTCGACCTGGCCGACGTCTACATGACCTTCTTCCTGCCCTCGGGCCAGGCCGGCAAGGTCGAGCTGGGCCAGGAAGTGCGCCTGGTGATCGATGCCGTGCCCGAGTACGTGATCCCGGCCAAGGTGTCCTACGTCGCCAGTGTCGCGCAGTTCACCCCGAAGACCGTGGAGACCGCCAACGAGCGCGAGAAGCTGATGTTCCGCGTCAAGGCGCGCCTGGATCCGGGGTTGCTGGAGAAGTACATCACCTACGTGAAGACCGGCGTGCCGGGCATGGCCTACCTGCGCCTCGACCCGCAGGTGCAGTGGCCGACTGAACTGCAGATCAAGGTCCCGCAATGA
- the rbbA gene encoding ribosome-associated ATPase/putative transporter RbbA — MNAADCVARLAGVSLRYGQTRAVDDVTLEIPANRMVGLIGPDGVGKSSLLALLAGARKMQDGEIQVLGGDMRDVRHRRAVCPRIAYMPQGLGKNLYPTLSVFENVDFFGRLFGHDKAERERRIADLLHSTGLAPFAERPAGKLSGGMKQKLGLCCALIHDPDLLILDEPTTGVDPLSRNQFWELITRIRAGREGMSVLVATAYMEEAERFDHLVAMDEGKVLATGTPAELRAHTGTQNLEEAFIALLPESKRAGHHRLVIPPRPQPDGAPQIAIEAEGLTCRFGDFVAVDRVSFRIERGEIFGFLGSNGCGKSTTMKMLTGLLPASEGTCALFGQPVNANDMETRRRVGYMSQAFSLYAELTVLQNLELHARLFHIPHEQIGPRVEEMLQRFDLGKVKDELPDSLPLGIRQRLSLAVAVIHKPEILILDEPTSGVDPVARDGFWELMVELSRNDGVTIFISTHFMNEAERCDRISLMHAGKVLDSDTPQGLMDKRDLPTLEATFIAYLEEAAGSAPVPDATPASEQPANPTRYRGSDRFSWLRLFSYARREAMELRRDPIRLTLALVGTALLMFIMGYGINMDVEDLTFAVLDRDQTTTSQAYALNISGSRYFIEKAPIQNPEELERRLRSGDISLAVEIPPNFGRDLKRGADPAIGVWIDGAMPTRANTVLGYVQGLHASYLADLARQNGNAAASAAASTEVRFRYNPDVESLKAMVPAVIPLLLIMIPAMLTALGVVREKELGSITNLYVTPVTRLEFLLGKQLPYIGMGVINFVLMLAMAVLLFQVPLKGSFLALLVGAFLYVVTSTGLGLLLSTFMKSQIAAVFGTAIATMIPAIQFSGLIHPVSSLEGAAAVIGQLYPTSHFLIVSRGAFSKALGFADLWVYYLPLLAMVVVLTLLSVACLKKQED; from the coding sequence ATGAATGCCGCCGACTGCGTGGCCCGTCTGGCCGGCGTCTCGCTGCGCTATGGGCAGACCCGCGCAGTGGACGACGTCACCCTGGAAATCCCGGCCAACCGCATGGTCGGCCTGATCGGCCCGGACGGCGTCGGCAAGTCCAGCCTGCTGGCGCTGCTGGCCGGCGCGCGGAAGATGCAGGATGGCGAGATCCAGGTGCTCGGCGGCGACATGCGCGACGTGCGCCACCGTCGCGCCGTGTGCCCGCGCATCGCCTACATGCCGCAGGGTCTGGGCAAGAACCTCTACCCGACGCTCTCGGTGTTCGAGAACGTCGACTTCTTCGGCCGCCTGTTCGGCCACGACAAGGCCGAGCGCGAGCGGCGTATCGCCGACCTGCTGCACAGCACGGGCCTCGCGCCCTTCGCCGAGCGCCCGGCGGGCAAGCTCTCCGGCGGCATGAAGCAGAAGCTCGGGCTGTGCTGCGCGCTGATCCATGATCCCGACCTGCTGATCCTCGACGAGCCCACCACCGGTGTCGACCCGCTGTCGCGCAACCAGTTCTGGGAGCTGATCACGCGCATCCGCGCCGGCCGCGAAGGCATGAGCGTGCTGGTGGCCACCGCCTACATGGAGGAAGCCGAGCGCTTCGACCACCTGGTGGCGATGGACGAGGGCAAGGTGCTCGCCACCGGCACGCCCGCCGAACTGCGTGCGCACACTGGCACGCAGAACCTCGAAGAGGCTTTCATCGCACTGCTGCCCGAGAGCAAGCGCGCCGGCCATCACCGGCTGGTGATTCCACCGCGCCCGCAACCTGACGGCGCGCCGCAGATCGCCATCGAGGCCGAGGGGCTGACCTGCCGCTTCGGCGATTTCGTCGCGGTGGACCGTGTGAGCTTTCGCATCGAGCGCGGGGAAATCTTCGGCTTCCTCGGCTCCAACGGCTGCGGCAAGTCCACCACCATGAAGATGCTCACCGGGCTGCTGCCGGCCAGCGAAGGCACCTGCGCGCTGTTCGGCCAGCCGGTGAACGCCAACGACATGGAGACGCGCCGGCGCGTCGGCTACATGTCCCAGGCCTTCTCGCTGTACGCCGAGCTGACGGTGCTGCAGAACCTCGAACTGCACGCCAGGCTGTTCCACATCCCCCACGAGCAGATCGGCCCGCGTGTCGAGGAAATGCTCCAGCGCTTCGACCTGGGCAAGGTCAAGGACGAGCTGCCCGACAGCCTGCCGCTGGGCATTCGCCAGCGCTTGTCGCTGGCGGTGGCGGTAATCCACAAGCCGGAAATCCTGATTCTCGACGAGCCCACTTCGGGCGTCGACCCAGTGGCTCGCGACGGCTTCTGGGAACTGATGGTGGAGCTGTCGCGCAACGACGGCGTGACCATCTTCATCTCCACCCACTTCATGAACGAGGCCGAGCGCTGCGACCGCATCTCGCTGATGCACGCCGGCAAGGTGCTCGACAGCGATACCCCGCAAGGACTGATGGACAAGCGCGACCTGCCGACCCTGGAGGCCACCTTCATCGCCTACCTGGAAGAGGCCGCCGGCAGCGCGCCGGTGCCCGACGCCACGCCTGCCTCCGAGCAGCCAGCCAATCCAACCCGCTACAGGGGCAGCGATCGCTTCAGCTGGCTGCGCCTGTTCAGCTACGCGCGCCGCGAGGCCATGGAGCTGCGCCGCGACCCGATTCGCCTGACCCTGGCGCTGGTGGGTACCGCGCTGCTGATGTTCATCATGGGCTATGGCATCAACATGGATGTCGAGGACCTGACCTTCGCCGTGCTCGACCGCGACCAGACCACCACCAGCCAGGCCTACGCGTTGAATATTTCCGGCTCGCGCTACTTCATCGAGAAGGCGCCGATCCAGAACCCCGAGGAGCTGGAGCGACGCCTGCGCAGCGGCGATATCAGCCTGGCGGTGGAGATCCCGCCGAATTTCGGCCGCGACCTCAAGCGCGGCGCCGACCCGGCCATCGGCGTGTGGATCGACGGTGCCATGCCGACCCGCGCCAACACCGTGCTCGGCTACGTGCAGGGACTGCACGCCAGTTACCTCGCCGACCTGGCACGCCAGAACGGCAACGCTGCCGCCAGCGCGGCGGCGAGCACCGAAGTGCGCTTCCGCTACAACCCGGACGTGGAAAGCCTCAAGGCGATGGTGCCGGCGGTGATCCCGCTGCTGCTGATCATGATCCCGGCGATGCTCACCGCGCTGGGTGTGGTGCGCGAGAAAGAGCTGGGCTCGATCACCAACCTCTACGTCACGCCGGTCACGCGCCTCGAATTCCTGCTCGGCAAGCAGCTACCGTATATCGGCATGGGCGTGATCAACTTCGTGTTGATGCTGGCGATGGCCGTGCTGCTGTTCCAGGTGCCGCTCAAGGGCAGCTTCCTGGCGCTGCTGGTCGGCGCGTTCCTCTACGTGGTGACCAGCACCGGGCTCGGCCTGCTGCTTTCGACCTTCATGAAGAGCCAGATCGCCGCCGTGTTCGGCACTGCCATCGCCACCATGATCCCGGCGATCCAGTTTTCCGGGCTGATCCACCCGGTGTCGTCGCTGGAGGGCGCGGCGGCGGTGATCGGCCAGCTCTACCCGACCTCGCACTTCCTGATCGTCAGCCGCGGCGCCTTCTCCAAGGCCCTGGGATTCGCCGACCTGTGGGTCTACTACCTGCCGCTGCTGGCGATGGTGGTGGTGCTGACGCTGCTCAGCGTGGCCTGCCTGAAAAAGCAGGAGGACTGA
- a CDS encoding ABC transporter permease, with amino-acid sequence MKKLVNIFNLGIKEFRSLGRDYAMLILIAWAFTLGVYSSATGVPETLHHAPIAIVDEDQSQLSSRIVNAFQPPYFRVPEMIGHAQMDRGMDVGLYTFTLDIPPDFQRDVLAGRQPAIQVNVDATQTGQAFSGAGYIQSIVGTEVREFVSRYRAEAAMPAELAVRMEFNPNLTQAWFGAVMEVINQITMLSIILTGAALIREREHGTVEHLLVMPLTAFEIMMAKVWSMGTVVLVAAAISLQLVVRGWLDVPISGSVGLFLLGAALHLFATTSMGIFLGTVARSMPQLGLLVILTLMPLQILSGGTTPRESMPELVQTIMLAAPTTHFVSLAQAILYRGADLSIVWPQLLSIVGIGAAFFFGALWRFRRTIGQMA; translated from the coding sequence ATGAAGAAGCTGGTGAACATCTTCAACCTCGGCATCAAGGAATTCCGCAGCCTGGGCCGCGACTACGCAATGCTGATCCTGATCGCCTGGGCCTTCACCCTGGGCGTCTACAGCTCGGCCACCGGCGTGCCGGAAACCCTGCACCACGCGCCGATCGCCATCGTCGACGAGGACCAGTCGCAGCTCTCCTCGCGCATCGTCAACGCCTTCCAGCCGCCGTACTTCCGGGTGCCGGAAATGATCGGCCACGCGCAGATGGACCGCGGCATGGACGTCGGCCTGTACACCTTCACCCTGGACATTCCGCCGGACTTCCAGCGCGACGTGCTGGCCGGGCGGCAGCCGGCGATCCAGGTCAACGTCGATGCGACGCAGACCGGCCAGGCCTTCTCCGGCGCCGGCTACATCCAGAGCATCGTCGGCACCGAGGTGCGCGAGTTCGTCAGCCGCTACCGCGCCGAGGCGGCGATGCCGGCGGAGCTGGCGGTACGCATGGAATTCAACCCGAACCTGACCCAGGCCTGGTTCGGCGCGGTGATGGAGGTGATCAACCAGATCACCATGCTGTCGATCATCCTCACCGGCGCCGCGCTGATCCGCGAGCGCGAGCACGGCACGGTGGAACACCTGCTGGTGATGCCGCTGACCGCCTTCGAGATCATGATGGCCAAGGTCTGGTCGATGGGGACCGTGGTGCTGGTGGCGGCGGCGATTTCGCTGCAACTGGTGGTGCGCGGCTGGCTGGACGTGCCGATCAGCGGCTCGGTGGGGCTGTTCCTGTTGGGCGCGGCGCTGCACCTGTTCGCCACCACCTCCATGGGCATCTTCCTCGGCACCGTGGCGCGCTCGATGCCGCAGCTGGGGTTGCTGGTGATCCTCACCCTGATGCCGCTGCAGATCCTCTCCGGCGGCACCACGCCGCGCGAGAGCATGCCGGAGCTGGTACAGACCATCATGCTGGCGGCGCCGACCACCCACTTCGTCAGCCTGGCCCAGGCGATCCTCTATCGGGGGGCGGACCTGTCCATCGTCTGGCCGCAGCTACTGTCCATCGTCGGGATCGGTGCGGCGTTCTTCTTCGGCGCCCTGTGGCGCTTCCGCCGGACCATCGGGCAGATGGCGTAA